Proteins found in one Anopheles aquasalis chromosome 3, idAnoAquaMG_Q_19, whole genome shotgun sequence genomic segment:
- the LOC126574607 gene encoding uncharacterized protein LOC126574607 has translation MDSMTISAIPPSEPVWCLDRRDSGHLFWRRESSKVKFRYDVEVLEFTKDPYEDQLLITDSELNRTKQEQANAVSNIIVVCATCVAALAVTVVLPWFLIGSA, from the exons ATGGACAGCATGACTATATCAG cAATTCCTCCTTCAGAACCTGTTTGGTGTCTAGACCGACGGGACTCTGGCCATCTGTTTTGGCGCCGAGAGTCGTCCAAGGTGAAGTTTCGATACGACGTGGAAGTGTTGGAGTTTACCAAAGATCCATACGAAGATCAACTGCTTATAACGGACAGCGAGTTAAACCGCACAAAGCAAGAACAGGCTAACGCGGTCTCGAACATAATCGTTGTGTGTGCCACGTGCGTGGCTGCACTTGCCGTAACGGTTGTGTTACCCTGGTTTCTCATAGGGTCGGCATAG